In a genomic window of Acropora muricata isolate sample 2 chromosome 2, ASM3666990v1, whole genome shotgun sequence:
- the LOC136903971 gene encoding uncharacterized protein isoform X1 encodes MAVIATAKHCAYDEFTSGMEVDGMDMEEKVKGAHLRGQKYTVSQDGLCPRCGNSNRLYVILDKLFPMGDMPEILHSLIAKGRAILWSSQEKDGFKDPPTFLCRGFCPPDPLGAGFNVDWNRVSVSEILESLDNPIQKATVPVPSPNRNNIQGGHFTQDESLDNQFIVLDNFNDSEVQRNTLQESGEQSGFNNGDEEGDDDEDVHDDYDDDELDEEELIKQMLAKEQQKLSQENSDEDNNDKEDKNASDDDKAQDVCSDSEDSPEFSKQNSLTSDSVDPKVMTMTASTKHTPSTTSSNRAKTPESQYPVSSSGRCPYCGSTDVKYIIVVSDNTHDTKLPPSLQMLLKGNHAFKMAKGESEPPSFQCQKCQYGFNLDWSKTNLEMIFGLPPSTSSATSVTVSYKPTTSAAYQTPYRLPTAHPPYPQASVPPPGYHMPAVVPPQQVPPLPFHGSPPTYPGYYGSYHPPPPPIPPPVGPYYRYPSSTVPSSAIPYAGVPPPGIFPPTVPPPGMPPPAVLPPRVPPPRMPPPGMMMPGLSPPVVPPARLPPHRLPPPVVYPPGYPPTIATSTPPARGAYPQPHSTYNPMTAPYQPPPVRSYLPTPGARPNHPLQQQPIPQRPGKLHPWNQVGVTTVATVSQQQALAVKQAEEGDLGKIAATRFEIVLNQIDNAKARVRHEKQQLQQFQRVVEQEQNSAEPNALTEEGMKVPEYDEKPPGDDDQELDLSIIIAEDSGEEKRQGSLSSMTTSAQSVLPPQKTFSDHDLSVQPNANTQAVSYDTAVDELKEGAVTETPESASEKEVSPKGGQTGQSVKQEVSMSPSSPPFKPVTRRSRRSGHAAITEDTDSSATEEETTTVRGRQRRPRRTKPPSREVEMLDITDNNADGGKLPELETSEVEVEESSDVQSQSSVIPRTESDSTHEVPSESLISSSETEAAEGDGTRPARGKTTQGRKRKTEAAAIATPPIRKSRRRTAEQQLGSQDQKESEDEEMLVIDNNAASSCSGEARSPSSEVRCTAFVFGDLSNSEELSVQGVSVADDRNVAAEEMDTKEHSLCQTRKSTPQLQEVSTKETESNQQNSSILVSEEMPRYEAVDANKTRKSIPKRVLSTSTETGAKTRRTRNSEQLSTQEPELLSGDLLQKSDQEEDNETVNSQEHEEMTDASVGEQEKESGRRTRKNRKLPFSSKIRTPEYTTTASEEDKPTPIDSQKSSTSNEDTTSEDVELSVISSDTSEIGVSPRRTRRNKVKPGIEDNSELSQGSDNSVTNIFEEKASTTRRGRVARNKTSIVTPDILTKRVTRARKTKEL; translated from the exons ATGGCGGTGATAGCG ACTGCGAAGCACTGTGCATATGACGAATTCACTTCAGGGATGGA AGTTGATGGCATGGATATGGAGGAAAAAGTGAAAGGTGCTCATTTGCGCGGACAAAAATACACTGTATCTCAAGATGGTTTGTGCCCTCGCTGTGGAAATTCAAACAGGCTCTATGTCATCTTGGATAA ATTGTTCCCAATGGGTGACATGCCTGAAATTCTGCACAGTCTCATAGCTAAAGGGAGAGCAATTCTTTGGTCAAGTCAGGAAAAGGATGGCTTCAAG GATCCACCAACCTTTCTGTGTCGTGGTTTTTGCCCCCCTGACCCGCTTGGTGCTGGATTTAATGTGGACTGGAACAGAGTGTCTGTCAGTGAAATTTTAGAATCTTTGGATAATCCCATACAG AAGGCAACAGTTCCTGTACCAAGTCCTAACAGAAACAACATTCAAG GTGGACATTTTACCCAAGATGAATCTTTGGATAATCAGTTCATTGTTTTGGACAATTTTAATGATAGTGAAGTTCAAAGAAATACTTTGCAAGAATCAGGTGAACAAA GTGGGTTTAACAATGGAGATGAAGAAGGAGATGATGATGAGGATGTTCATGACGATTATGATGACGATGAACTTGATGAAGAAGAACTCATCAAACAAATGCTTGccaaagaacaacaaaaactttCTCAAGAAAATAGTGACGAAGACAACAATGACAAAGAGGATAAAAATGCAAGTGATGATGACAAGGCTCAAGATGTTTGTTCGGATTCTGAGGATTCTCCAGAATTTTCTAAACAAAATTCCTTAACTAGTGACTCAGTCGACCCAAAAGTTATGACTATGACGGCATCAACAAAGCATACACCGTCTACTACTTCAAGTAACAGAGCTAAGACACCTGAGTCACAGTATCCTGTTTCGTCAAGTGGTCGCTGTCCGTACTGTGGCTCAACAGATGTGAAATATATCATTGTGGTTTCAGACAACACACATGACACCAAGTTACCACCTAGTCTACAGATGTTGCTTAAGGGCAATCATGCCTTTAAAATGGCAAAAG GTGAAAGTGAACCACCTTCATTCCAGTGTCAGAAATGTCAATATGGTTTCAATCTGGACTGGTCCAAAACAAACCTTGAAATGATATTTGGACTTCCCCCCTCAACATCTTCAGCTACGTCAGTTACTGTTTCATATAAACCAACAACATCAGCAGCTTATCAGACACCATACAGACTGCCTACTGCTCATCCACCTTACCCTCAAGCAAGTGTGCCACCACCAGGTTACCACATGCCTGCTGTGGTGCCCCCACAACAAGTACCTCCTTTACCTTTCCATGG AAGTCCACCAACATATCCTGGATATTATGGGTCTTATCATCCACCACCTCCTCCCATCCCCCCTCCAGTTGGTCCATATTATCGTTACCCATCTTCTACTGTACCATCATCTGCCATACCTTATGCGGGGGTACCACCCCCTGGAATATTTCCCCCCACTGTTCCACCACCTGGTATGCCACCTCCTGCAGTACTACCCCCAAGAGTACCACCCCCAAGGATGCCGCCTCCTGGCATGATGATGCCTGGCTTATCACCCCCTGTAGTGCCACCTGCTAGGTTACCACCTCATAGGCTACCACCCCCTGTTGTTTATCCACCAGGTTACCCACCCACCATAGCCACTTCTACACCACCAGCTAGGGGCGCCTACCCACAACCTCATTCCACATACAACCCCATGACTGCTCCCTATCAACCTCCCCCCGTCAGAAGCTACCTCCCTACCCCAGGTGCAAGACCCAACCATCCACTACAGCAGCAACCTATACCACAAAGGCCTGGAAAACTGCATCCATGGAACCAAGTGGGTGTGACTACAGTTGCCACAGTTTCACAGCAACAGGCCCTTGCTGTTAAGCAGGCCGAGGAAGGTGATCTTGGCAAAATTGCCGCTACACGATTTGAAATTGTGCTGAATCAGATTGACAACGCCAAGGCTCGTGTTCGTCACGAGAAGCAGCAGCTGCAACAGTTTCAAAGAGTCGTTGAACAGGAGCAAAATAGCGCAGAACCAAATGCCCTGACAGAGGAAGGAATGAAGGTTCCAGAATATGACGAAAAGCCACCTGGTGATGATGACCAAG AACTTGACCTTAGCATTATTATAGCCGAGGATTCAGGAGAAGAAAAACGCCAAGGCTCTTTGTCATCAATGACTACCTCAGCACAGTCAGTATTGCCACCACAAAAGACATTCTCAGACCATGATCTAAGTGTCCAGCCAAACGCAAACACCCAGGCTGTCTCTTATGATACGGCTGTTGATGAATTGAAAGAAGGTGCCGTAACAGAAACACCGGAATCCGCTTCCGAGAAGGAAGTGTCTCCTAAAGGTGGTCAAACAGGGCAGTCTGTGAAACAAGAGGTCTCAATGAGTCCTTCTTCTCCGCCATTCAAGCCAGTGACAAGGAGGTCAAGAAGGTCAGGACATGCAGCGATAACTGAGGATACTGATTCCTCGGCAACTGAAGAGGAAACTACCACAGTCAGAGGAAGGCAAAGAAGACCCCGCAGAACTAAACCACCTAGTAGAGAAGTAGAGATGCTGGATATTACAGATAACAACGCAGACGGAGGAAAGCTGCCGGAGTTAGAAACAAGCGAGGTTGAGGTGGAAGAGTCATCAGACGTGCAAAGTCAGAGTAGTGTTATTCCTCGGACAGAGAGTGACTCTACACATGAAGTACCCAGCGAGAGCTTAATATCGTCCTCAGAAACAGAGGCTGCTGAAGGTGATGGAACGCGCCCGGCGCGTGGAAAAACAACACAGGGAAGGAAGAGAAAGACGGAGGCCGCAGCTATTGCGACACCTCCAATCAGAAAATCACGGCGAAGGACAGCAGAGCAACAGCTAGGAAGTCAAGACCAGAAGGAAAGCGAAGACGAGGAGATGCTGGTTATTGATAACAATGCGGCCTCGTCATGTTCCGGGGAAGCGAGATCACCGAGTAGCGAGGTACGGTGTACAGCATTTGTTTTTGGTGATCTCAGTAACTCTGAGGAGCTATCAGTTCAGGGAGTCAGCGTGGCAGATGATCGTAACGTGGCTGCGGAAGAGATGGACACCAAGGAACACTCCTTATGCCAAACACGAAAATCAACACCGCAGTTACAAGAAGTGAGTACTAAAGAAACTGAATCCAATCAACAAAATAGCTCAATCTTAGTCTCGGAAGAAATGCCACGCTACGAAGCTGTTGATGCCAACAAGACTCGGAAGTCGATACCCAAACGCGTCCTTTCGACATCAACCGAAACGGGTGCCAAAACTCGGCGGACCCGAAATTCCGAACAATTGTCTACTCAAGAGCCCGAGCTGTTGAGCGGTGACTTGCTGCAGAAGAGCGACCAGGAAGAAGATAATGAAACAGTTAATTCGCAAGAACATGAAGAAATGACAGACGCTTCCGTTGGAGAACAGGAAAAGGAAAGTGGTCGACGAACCAGGAAGAATCGGAAATTACCCTTCTCTAGCAAAATTCGTACCCCGGAATACACCACAACTGCTTCAGAGGAGGATAAGCCCACACCGATTGATTCTCAGAAATCATCGACTTCAAACGAGGACACGACGAGTGAAGACGTTGAGTTATCGGTAATATCATCCGATACCTCGGAAATAGGGGTATCACCTCGACGGACTCGAAGGAACAAAGTTAAGCCAGGAATTGAAGACAACAGTGAATTGTCGCAGGGGTCGGATAATTCAGTGACTAACATCTTTGAGGAAAAAGCTTCAACTACAAGGCGGGGAAGAGTAGCAAGAAATAAAACTTCGATAGTAACCCCAGATATCTTAACTAAGAGAGTTACAAGGGCACGGAAAACAAAAGAGTTGTAA